Genomic DNA from Methanobrevibacter sp.:
ACCTTTCATATCTAACTCATCCGGAAGGTATAGGAATAGTTTTCCCTTATCTTCTTCAAACACAATATTATTTCCAATACCCACATAGATATTATCGTGCTCTGAGGTCAAAGGAATTCCTCCACGGTAGTTTTCAGCTATTAGCTTCAAATCATCACTAGTCCATTTAACAGGTTTGTTGAGACGACTGTCCAAATCCGAATAGTCATATAGCCCAACTTCAAAAAGTTCATGTTTCATCATATCACTTTATTATATTATTTATTATATATTTTATTATTTATTTTATATAAACTTTTATTATATTTCATTTCCGTTCTCACTCGAAATTCTCTCACCGACGGGCTGTTCGTCTTCAAAGTTAGTGAGATAATTTTTATAGATTTCATCACCATTGGCTGAAAGTTTCATGATATATCTTACCACATCATCTCTAGAATAACTGAAATAGATATTTAAAGTTTCATCAATGCCCATAAGTTCCAATTGCATTTTCAACAATTGATTACAGTACTTTAACACCCATTTCTGGTCATTTGCAACATTAACAATGAACCCAGTAATAGCTGAATCGTTAATGTATTCTGCAACATTCTGATTGGATCTTTCATTACCTGCCTGAGACTGGGGAGTTACAAAAGTCCTTAAGATATTGTTTCTGAATATTTCAGTCTGTCTGGTGTAGTCAGATTGATAGTTGTTACCCCCTAAGATTTTAGATTCAATACCTGGAGGTACAATAGCTACATTACTATCAGCAGTAGTGCCGTAATCAGCATATAAGTTTTTCTTTGCTGTTGAAGAGAGTTCCATTATATATGGACGGCCGTTTTCATCAATGGATGGTTTCACTTCAATAATATTATCCTTATTAATTCTCTCAACCTGATTCCTTTCCAGGTTTACATTTATGGTAATATCATCCAGACAATTTAAGATGATGCTTTGAGCTTCCGAGTAGATTTCATTATACATGAAGTTAATAACTTGATCAGGTTCGTATTTTACTGTCAATGTTCCTTCTCCAACACTTACAAAATTATTAAAATCTTCAGGAGACCCATTAACTACGTCCTTAGGCATTTCATGTAAATATAACAGTACTTCATTATCGTCATTGAATTCCTTCTTTAATCCATATCCGTGTGCACTGATTTCTAAAAAGATTGGTTTGATGTATTTGCCAATGCTTTTATCCCAGCGCTCTACAGGTTTAATTATTCCTTCACCATCAACCATTCCACCTTGCAATATTTCTTTAGCAACTTGGCGGATGTCAATTTTTCTGGCCCACAAAATTAAAGTTAGTTTCTGCTCTTGAGATAACTTATTTTCCTTATCAACAAGAACCATATTAACATTAGCTTTATCAATCCTATTTTTTAAAATACCTGAAGTGTAACCGTCAAGTTTAACAGCATAACGAGCATTAGCTATTGTTTTATTAATAACCGGCGGAAGTGCATCTGGTAAGTCCAAGCCAGTGTTGATTCCGTCAGTTCTAGGTTGCCTTTCATCTTCACCCCAATAGCTGCGCTTGGTGTTGTACTGCTCTACACGGTTGTTCAATAATCTGGTTTTAATATAATCAGTAATTCCCATAATAATCATTTTAGTGGGAAGCTATGATGTGATTGTTAATTATGCTGGTGATGGTAATTATAATTCATCTGTTACAACTAAAACATTTAAAGTTTCAAAAATACCAACTAAAATCACTACAAAAGCAGTAACCTACAAAACAACTATATAAACCAAAAAATTGACAGCTACTCTTAAGGATAAGGATGGTAAAGCGATTGCAAGTAAATATGTAACATTTAAAGTTAATGGTAAAACCTACAAGGTTAAAACTAATTCAAAAGGTGTTGCTACTGTCAATGTCAAATTGACTACTGCAAAAACTTATAAATTCACAGTAACCTTTGCAGGAGACAGTAAATATGCGAAATCTTCTGTAACTTCTAACGTTGTTGTTAAAAAAGTATGGA
This window encodes:
- a CDS encoding Ig-like domain repeat protein: MTATLKDKDGKAIASKYVTFKVNGKTYKVKTNSKGVATVNVKLTTAKTYKFTVTFAGDSKYAKSSVTSNVVVKKVWKTVSYGSNATTTVKKIQKALKSFGFYIKEGSRTLKVDGIYHKYTVKAVKQF